The following proteins are encoded in a genomic region of Phycodurus eques isolate BA_2022a chromosome 11, UOR_Pequ_1.1, whole genome shotgun sequence:
- the cxcl12a gene encoding chemokine (C-X-C motif) ligand 12a (stromal cell-derived factor 1), with protein MGVKLLAVVAALTLLTYAPPSQAKPISLLERCYCRSTVNSLPRGYIRELRFIHTPNCPFQVIAKLKTNKEVCVNPEIRWLQQYLKNAINKMKKSKQVN; from the exons ATGGGCGTCAAGTTGCTCGCAGTCGTGGCTGCGCTCACACTGCTGACATATGCGCCACCTTCGCAAG CCAAGCCCATCAGtctgttggagagatgctactGTCGTTCAACAGTCAACAGCCTCCCTCGAGGATACATACGAGAGCTCCGCTTCATCCATACGCCCAACTGCCCCTTCCAAGTCAT TGCCAAGCTGAAGACAAACAAGGAGGTGTGTGTGAACCCCGAAATCCGATGGCTGCAGCAGTACCTGAAGAACGCCATCAACAA GATGAAAAAGTCCAAGCAGGTTAACTAA